A stretch of Myxococcus hansupus DNA encodes these proteins:
- a CDS encoding sensor histidine kinase, with protein sequence MIEQDVGAPVFRGRFGHTRVEDVRTEGTVSAETSDSVLRGGETGALEARVEALLAEHLESVHRRVDARFAVLMVGQWLVAIAVAAVLSPFAWQGASREVHPHLQVAVVLGGLLSAFPLVLVRVRPGELATRHVVAVAQMLWAALFIHLTGGRIETHFYVFGSLAFLAFYRDPAVMATATVTAVLEHVLRGIWWPESIFGVANPAWWRFLEHAFWMVFVNGVLVIACRETLREMRRVAVQQVLLEGAYANERVDHEHALARARREMSTYREQAARVEKLAAVGRMTATVGHELRNPLAAARTANAVVVRHLRKLDVTLADQRLQRFLEIIERELAVCSRISSELLDFARERPLELRPCSLHALMEEVLDVVPRREGVHIHNNVPPGMDPPWVDRELLRKVLINLVQNAVEAMPQGRVGRVEVSAEDGGGGAFILRVSDNGMGIPESMQERIFEPLFSTKPAGTGLGLSVVASTVRQHGGTLRVESREGEGSSFTLCLPSNSPGAEVAV encoded by the coding sequence ATGATTGAGCAGGATGTGGGCGCGCCTGTGTTTCGAGGGCGATTCGGCCATACACGCGTGGAGGACGTGCGGACGGAGGGTACCGTGTCAGCGGAGACTTCCGACAGCGTGCTGCGCGGTGGCGAGACCGGAGCATTGGAGGCTCGGGTGGAGGCGCTGTTGGCCGAGCACCTGGAGTCCGTGCACCGGAGGGTGGACGCACGCTTCGCCGTGTTGATGGTGGGCCAATGGTTGGTGGCCATCGCGGTGGCGGCGGTGTTGTCGCCCTTCGCCTGGCAGGGCGCTTCGCGCGAAGTGCATCCGCACCTGCAGGTGGCGGTGGTGTTGGGTGGGCTGTTGTCCGCGTTCCCGCTGGTGCTGGTGCGGGTGCGGCCTGGCGAGCTGGCGACCCGTCACGTGGTGGCGGTGGCGCAGATGCTGTGGGCCGCGCTCTTCATCCACCTGACGGGCGGGCGCATCGAGACGCACTTCTACGTCTTCGGCTCGCTGGCCTTCCTGGCCTTCTACCGGGACCCGGCGGTGATGGCGACGGCGACCGTCACCGCGGTGCTGGAGCATGTCCTGCGGGGCATCTGGTGGCCGGAGTCGATTTTCGGCGTGGCCAACCCGGCTTGGTGGCGCTTCCTGGAGCACGCGTTCTGGATGGTGTTCGTCAACGGCGTGCTGGTGATTGCGTGCCGCGAGACGCTGCGGGAGATGCGGCGCGTGGCGGTGCAGCAGGTGCTGCTGGAGGGCGCGTACGCGAACGAGCGCGTGGACCATGAGCATGCCCTGGCGCGCGCGCGGCGCGAGATGAGCACGTACCGGGAGCAGGCGGCCCGCGTGGAGAAGCTGGCGGCGGTGGGGCGCATGACGGCGACGGTGGGCCACGAGCTGCGCAACCCGCTGGCCGCCGCGCGCACCGCCAACGCGGTGGTGGTCCGCCATCTGCGCAAGCTGGACGTGACGCTGGCGGACCAGCGGCTGCAACGCTTCCTGGAAATCATCGAGCGCGAGCTGGCGGTGTGCTCGCGCATCTCCTCGGAGCTGTTGGACTTCGCGCGTGAGCGCCCCCTGGAGCTGCGGCCCTGCTCCCTCCATGCGTTGATGGAGGAGGTGCTGGACGTGGTGCCTCGCCGCGAGGGCGTGCACATCCACAACAACGTGCCGCCCGGCATGGACCCGCCCTGGGTGGACCGGGAGCTGTTGCGCAAGGTGCTCATCAACCTGGTGCAGAACGCGGTGGAGGCGATGCCGCAGGGCCGCGTGGGCCGCGTGGAGGTGAGCGCGGAGGATGGCGGAGGTGGTGCCTTCATCCTGCGCGTCTCCGACAACGGCATGGGCATTCCCGAGTCCATGCAGGAGCGCATCTTCGAGCCGCTCTTCTCCA
- a CDS encoding carboxypeptidase-like regulatory domain-containing protein — protein MKRFLPWALGVVVVVVCFLVGRSLSTPAPSQAPSAGPPSAARVEVRTERAPAAGARGGGGGPAEAVALQVVPDADATGTLRLQGLVLDAQELPVAGALVRLDSASVSPVQTGQDGTFLFTGLPSRAFQIEAFHASAMAGPVSFWLREGTEPLVLHLLPAATLQVDVVEQGSRKPLPGARVEVRVPQPRTADTDGSGRALVQALPAGRHTLRVAAPGYAPVWRFVSVGAASAVPQPLTVELAAGAAVSGTVVDSRGAPVPGARITPVPQAGSMLPLTDARWDGVVADAEGRWRFDSLEPGLYRFSASGSRNAPGASASVRVAGAQPVDGVVVTLGDAARLSGTVVDGHGAPVPGAVVRVVLDEGLGRTVARQASVGVRGDFHLEDLPRRRVAVAAVHDGASSSTRYVDLAQDGAGADVELVLDATGVVRGRVEFASGEAVGEAVVMAEPLGSRLRDRVEGTLRGKHVTVADPGGRFELRGLVQGTYQLRAAAPGTPVHQRVAWLGTATQAETGGPEVVLKLRRGGSLSGQVRLEDGATPAAFTVTLRGGSGTSFGGGDGRFQLTDIPAGEYTVFVSGTGFLTKALPGVKVAEDQDTPMGAIALSRGRRLTGRVLGAGGAPVPGAIVTVSQQLRGSSVVVGGAAELEHGLQRVNTDGEGRYVLEGLSISALQLGAEHAIEGRSASVRVEEGVQDRTQDLSLAAVGQLEGTVRRGAVPVSGVLVLVTSPGAAAGGTSGSTGTDGSFQFGSLAPGTYTVLAVVDSGAGQQVERASAIIRPGETARVDLELPRGEVTLVVQAQPSQAGTSAAAARAILLAQEAQGGAGAPTQVQTLTLTEPARFANIAPGAYQVCVSAAPVQGAPVSDSGTLLPPNCQPVRVSLSPAEQMMMVAMPAP, from the coding sequence CTCCGGCCGCTGGGGCTCGCGGAGGCGGGGGCGGGCCCGCGGAAGCCGTGGCCTTGCAGGTGGTGCCGGACGCGGATGCCACGGGGACGTTGCGGCTCCAGGGGCTGGTGCTGGACGCGCAGGAGTTGCCCGTGGCCGGGGCGCTTGTTCGTCTGGATTCGGCGTCGGTGAGTCCGGTCCAGACGGGGCAGGATGGAACCTTCCTCTTCACGGGGCTGCCCTCCCGGGCCTTCCAGATTGAGGCCTTTCACGCGTCGGCGATGGCGGGCCCCGTCTCCTTCTGGCTGCGCGAGGGCACGGAGCCCCTGGTCCTGCACCTGCTGCCGGCCGCCACCCTCCAGGTGGATGTGGTGGAGCAGGGCTCGCGCAAGCCGCTCCCGGGTGCCCGGGTGGAGGTGCGAGTTCCCCAGCCGCGCACCGCGGACACGGATGGCTCGGGCCGCGCGCTGGTGCAGGCGCTGCCCGCCGGACGTCACACGTTGAGGGTGGCTGCGCCGGGGTATGCGCCCGTGTGGCGCTTCGTGAGCGTGGGGGCCGCGTCCGCGGTGCCGCAGCCGCTCACGGTGGAGCTGGCGGCGGGCGCGGCGGTTTCGGGCACGGTGGTGGACTCGCGGGGAGCGCCTGTTCCAGGTGCGCGCATCACCCCGGTGCCCCAGGCGGGTTCGATGTTGCCCCTGACGGATGCCCGGTGGGATGGCGTGGTGGCGGACGCGGAAGGCCGCTGGCGCTTCGACAGCCTGGAGCCGGGGCTCTATCGCTTCTCGGCGTCGGGTTCTCGCAACGCCCCGGGAGCATCCGCTTCCGTGCGCGTGGCGGGCGCCCAGCCTGTGGACGGCGTCGTGGTGACGCTCGGGGACGCGGCCCGGCTGTCAGGCACCGTGGTGGATGGCCATGGTGCTCCTGTTCCTGGCGCGGTGGTGCGCGTGGTCCTGGATGAAGGCCTGGGCCGCACGGTGGCGCGACAGGCGTCGGTGGGCGTGCGCGGTGATTTCCATCTGGAGGACCTGCCCAGGCGCCGGGTCGCCGTCGCCGCCGTGCATGATGGCGCCTCCTCGTCCACCCGCTATGTCGACCTTGCCCAGGACGGCGCGGGCGCCGACGTGGAGCTGGTGCTGGACGCGACGGGTGTGGTGCGGGGCCGCGTGGAGTTCGCCAGCGGAGAAGCGGTGGGGGAGGCCGTCGTGATGGCGGAGCCGCTCGGCTCCCGGCTTCGGGACCGCGTGGAGGGCACGCTGCGCGGAAAGCACGTCACGGTGGCGGACCCCGGCGGACGCTTCGAGCTGCGTGGACTCGTACAAGGCACCTACCAGTTGCGCGCGGCGGCGCCCGGCACTCCCGTCCATCAACGCGTGGCATGGCTCGGCACGGCCACCCAGGCGGAGACGGGCGGCCCCGAGGTCGTCCTCAAGCTGCGCCGGGGTGGCAGCCTGTCCGGACAGGTTCGCCTGGAGGATGGCGCCACGCCCGCCGCGTTCACCGTCACGCTGCGCGGCGGCTCCGGCACGTCGTTCGGGGGCGGGGATGGCCGCTTCCAGCTCACGGACATCCCGGCGGGCGAGTACACGGTGTTCGTCTCGGGCACGGGCTTCCTCACGAAGGCGCTGCCTGGCGTGAAGGTGGCGGAGGACCAGGACACGCCGATGGGCGCCATCGCGCTGTCGAGGGGGCGCAGGCTCACCGGCCGGGTGCTGGGCGCGGGAGGCGCGCCCGTCCCCGGCGCCATCGTCACCGTCTCACAGCAACTGCGCGGCAGCAGCGTGGTGGTGGGCGGGGCGGCGGAGCTGGAGCACGGCCTGCAACGCGTGAACACGGACGGCGAGGGCCGCTACGTGTTGGAGGGGCTGTCCATCTCCGCGTTGCAACTGGGCGCGGAGCACGCCATCGAGGGCCGCTCGGCGTCCGTGCGCGTGGAGGAAGGCGTGCAGGACCGGACGCAGGACCTCTCGCTCGCCGCGGTGGGCCAGCTCGAGGGCACGGTGCGGCGAGGCGCCGTGCCCGTCAGCGGCGTTCTCGTGCTCGTCACCAGCCCCGGCGCGGCGGCGGGTGGCACCAGCGGCAGCACGGGAACGGATGGCAGCTTCCAATTCGGCAGCCTCGCGCCGGGCACGTACACGGTGCTCGCGGTGGTGGACTCCGGCGCGGGGCAGCAGGTGGAGCGCGCGAGCGCCATCATCCGCCCTGGCGAGACGGCACGCGTGGACCTGGAGCTGCCGCGAGGCGAGGTGACGCTGGTGGTCCAGGCGCAACCCTCTCAGGCGGGCACCAGCGCGGCGGCGGCGCGCGCCATCCTTCTCGCACAGGAGGCGCAAGGTGGCGCCGGGGCACCCACGCAGGTGCAGACGCTGACACTCACCGAGCCCGCGCGCTTCGCCAACATCGCACCCGGTGCCTACCAGGTGTGTGTGAGTGCGGCGCCTGTTCAAGGTGCGCCGGTGTCGGACTCGGGCACGCTCCTGCCGCCCAACTGCCAACCGGTGCGGGTGTCTCTGTCTCCAGCGGAGCAGATGATGATGGTCGCGATGCCCGCTCCGTGA